Below is a genomic region from Medicago truncatula cultivar Jemalong A17 chromosome 3, MtrunA17r5.0-ANR, whole genome shotgun sequence.
TTTATAATCATAAATTCCGAActtgaataaatatatatagacCGTTTGACCTTGATATATATAACCACAACTAATGTGTGATCACATGAATTCATGAATTTATTAACCGAATTAAATCTAGGTGGAGCTCTTATTAAAAGGTAGTTTAAGTTGTCCCTTCACGTAAACATCACATATTcacttcattttaaattttaatgtttaataAGCACTTATTCCCTCCAACTATGCAACTCATAAAAAATCACTCCATTTGTGACCTTGAATTcatgcattaatttttttatttaaaatattataaaagaagtTGAATAAAGAATGCAATGAAACCACATTTATGAAAGTGTGTGTTTATACAAGCCCTCTCGCacaaaatttaattacaattaTACACCACAATTTAAATAAGGTTCTTTTTGGAGCACTTGAtagcaatttttcttttttaacgaAAATTAAAACGGGCCTTTCTACTAGTAAAATACATAAACAAAAAGTTAAGCATATTCCATGAAGTAGAAAGGTAAAGATGAAGACTGTGTTTGCAATTAGCTGGCTACATCCATGCACTGTCCCGGTGTTACATGGTACATATAGATTAATAGATTATTATAGCAATAATTGCACACGGTTGAAGTATGAAAACGTGCATCACAATCTAATGGAATTTGATTACATACACTACTAGTCCTAAGAATTTAGAAAAGAAACACGTTATCAAGCTTGGTGGTACCTCACTCTAGTCTATTCTCCCCCTTATTTTGACTTCCTCAGATACACTCTTACCCACTGATACCCTCTCTTCCTTTTTGGAGGCTCTTTTCCTACTTTCTTCgcattttcttttcaactttccAAATCCCCTTTAAATACCATCAACCACGTTTCTTTTTCCATAACCTCAATTACATTTCATTTACACTTACACATTTTGCTTAGTTTTCCTCTATATTACACTTTACCAATACAAATATAGTTAGTACTAATGACTTCTTCAACGTCTTTTAGTGTTCTACTAAGCctatttctctttatttctcTACTCCATTTGAGCTCAGCAGCAAGAAAACTAACACAAAATGACCAACAATTAAAGTTCCAATACCACAAAGGCCCTCTTCTCACCGGAAAAATCTCCAtcaatctcatatggtatggtAAATTCAATCCTACCCAACGTGCCATAATCTCTGATTTCATCGCTTCCATTTCCTCTCCCACCATCAAACCCCAACCATCCGTCGCTATGTGGTGGAAATTAACGGACAAATACTACCAGCTCGCAAACTCACAAAACCTCGTCCTCACAACAGGTTCACACGTCCTTGACGAGAATTACTCATTTGGAAAATCACTCACCAATGATCAAATCATAAAGCTAGCATCCAAGGGATCACAAACAAACGCCATCAATGTGGTTCTCACTTCGGCTGACGTGGTAGTTGATGGGTTTTGCTCCGGTAGATGTGGGAAACACGGTTCTTCAGTAAACCATAAATTTGCTTACGTGTGGGTGGGTAACTCAGAGACACAATGTCCAGGTCAATGTGCGTGGCCCTTTCACCAACCTATTTATGGGCCTCAAAGTCCACCGTTAGTTGCACCAAATAACGATGTGGGCCTTGACGGCATGGTAATTAACGTGGCTAGTTTGTTGGCTGGGGCCTTGACGAACCCATTTGGAAACGGGTACTATCAAGGCCCCAAAGAAGCACCTCTTGAAGCTGCTTCGGCTTGCACTGGAGTGTATGGTAAAGGAGCTTACCCTGGCTACGCTGGGAACCTTTTGGTGGATCCAACAAGTGGTGCAAGTTATAACGCTAATGGCATCAATGGAAGGAAATATTTGTTGCCCGCACTCTTTGACCCGACAACCTCGGTTTGTTCTACTCTAGTATAACAAAAACATGGTACTCGGATGTCTCCCACGATTAAGCAGTGCAGCACAAACATGCCTCATATTCTTCTTCCGTACTGCTTGCTTTCTTTATTCAACATTTCCACTCATCAATACAGTCTCTGTTAGGTGTGTTAGCCTCCAAGGAAAATTATCAAagatatacttttattttattaatttaattttggtgaaaatatattcctttttaattctgaaatgaactatattagcattcaAATTTTAATCGTGAAAAAGCTCGACTCAAATACTATGAAACTCGAAAAATACATGTTTTAACTTGTTGAATATATGCTTGAGATGAGCATAATCTTACGACGGTCCAATATCAAAAGATTTTTTAGggctgcataaattatgcagtTTGATTTTCCAACTAATTGAACTAATTAAACATATACTACTCCGATCttgattataagaaaaaatgtatttatattttttgatcttaattataagcaaatataCTTGTCTTTAACTCTATTTCAAGATGTCTATTAATTCTAAAGTATCTTACTATTAGTTTAAGTTATAGAGTACAACTTTAGATAATCAAGTACGGAGTATACAGCTGTGATGATTAGTACAttgtttgaaaatgagatcgggGGCTTGCTTGATCCCCTTGAAGAATGCACATGAGATATACTTAGGGCTACATTATGCTCTCTAAGCCGCTAAAATTTCTCTCGTGCACCTCAAAATGACCATCTCTAAAGGCAGTGAATTTGTCGTTTGCAACCCAAcaacagttaactgtcgttgcCTTCTGAACctacaaaaacatatttttttttttttttggaaaaacccTCCAACAAAATTTGTCACATCACAGCAAACAAAATTGagacaataataatttaatactgaattttagttttttttttttgacaaattctaTTTGTATATAAACTGAAGTGATAAGAAAGCAAAGAATAGGAGTTGGAAATCTAGCCAATGAGTTTTTTTAGTTGACAAGTGGCAATGATGATCAACACAAAGTGCCTAAACAGTAAACACAGGGCTATCCAAGTTGCAAAATCTTAATAATAGAGGTGAAGATGGATTAGAATCCATAAAATCCCTATTAACGTGATGATGAGTTTTTTTAAGAGTATGATGatcaacaaataaatattaaagaaagTTGAAAGTGCATGTTTCGACCAACATAAACCATACAAGTTCTACATAGAAGTTATACGTGTCAATTTTAGATTAAGGAAATTACTCACGGATATACGTATCATTTTTAGGTTAAGGAAAATACTCAAAGAGATGCCTATGTcatttgtaagttttttttttttttcaagtagtttattggttagagaaattcaccttaaaaatgaataagtggggtgtctggagTTCAAACTAGAGCCCCTGCATATATTGTGCATTATCTCTTACCAAATGAGTAAGTTATTTTCTTTTGCCGATAAAATACTTGTAATATCAATGTAACAAGGGTTGGAAATTATACACTATaaataggcaaattctatggtacacccaataaatttgggtgtatcggtacaccaagtcataaaattaataataaatgagttgtttttttgaaaaaaaataattattttctatcattgacaactaagataattaaattttatataccaaaagcttcgacgaaataaaatttaatttttaagaatttttattactcatagcaatgaatattgattattttttatgataaaatgtaaattttgtaatatgattcttataaacaatgaaatgatggtttttcttatgaaatgatgttttctaaaatataaatattgacaaatacctttttatttcattaaagtgatctttaatttatatattttatgaaactAGAGTACcagtacactcaaaattgtgagtgtaccatagaagttcccctATAAATATCctaaccattttatttcttgTCTTTTTACTCATTGAAAATTTGATTACtcttatcattttcatttcatgcattttaatagctttctttattttaagtcatttcaattttttttctttaattttcttgtTCTTTATTTGGTTTCATTTacttttcatcaattaaatacTTTTGTCTAAATTTATGCATTTCTCTTCTTCTATCAATCAAGTGGTTTGagttctttaatttatttgctTCGAATATGTTAATGGAGTTACCACATTTACGAGATAATCTCACTTTTGTTTGATCTTGATTATCTATTGTCGGATTTggtggaaaaacaa
It encodes:
- the LOC25489484 gene encoding protein PHOSPHATE-INDUCED 1, producing the protein MTSSTSFSVLLSLFLFISLLHLSSAARKLTQNDQQLKFQYHKGPLLTGKISINLIWYGKFNPTQRAIISDFIASISSPTIKPQPSVAMWWKLTDKYYQLANSQNLVLTTGSHVLDENYSFGKSLTNDQIIKLASKGSQTNAINVVLTSADVVVDGFCSGRCGKHGSSVNHKFAYVWVGNSETQCPGQCAWPFHQPIYGPQSPPLVAPNNDVGLDGMVINVASLLAGALTNPFGNGYYQGPKEAPLEAASACTGVYGKGAYPGYAGNLLVDPTSGASYNANGINGRKYLLPALFDPTTSVCSTLV